In Oryzias melastigma strain HK-1 linkage group LG10, ASM292280v2, whole genome shotgun sequence, a single window of DNA contains:
- the LOC112153447 gene encoding melanin-concentrating hormone receptor 2: MDPIMNDTGIFCTDNQTNNFTDQSCLNPTTPPYNPIDITTFMHIFPSIYGILCTVGVVANGLVIYAVAACKKKMVSDIYVLNLAIADMLFLLVMPFNIHQLVRDRQWVFGNFMCKAVVVVDVSTQFTTVGIVTVLCIDRYIAIVHPSSEKRTVHWTILINMLVWLGSFLLTIPVMMYAKVVRRQHLEVCIMDLEGPEDMYWYTLYQSILGFIIPLFIISTFYSLTLYHVFRSIRRVKRKQSVWAKRATKMVLMVIAVFLICWSPYHVIQVINLSNNAPTIAFVYAYNISICLSYSHSCINPLMLLIFAQNYRERLCRRNALHSSQHTSKVTVVKTDGTSTSNDPNYRITVI, from the exons ATGGATCCCATCATGAATGACACGGGAATATTCTGCACAGAcaaccaaacaaacaattttACTGATCAGTCGTGCTTAAACCCAACTACTCCACCCTACAACCCCATCGACATCACCACCTTCATGCACATTTTCCCATCGATTTACGGAATCCTGTGCACTGTGGGAGTCGTTGCCAACGGGCTGGTGATTTACGCAGTGGCGGCGTGCAAGAAGAAAATGGTCTCGGACATCTACGTGCTGAACTTGGCCATAGCTGACATGCTGTTCCTGCTTGTGATGCCCTTCAACATCCACCAGCTGGTCAGGGACAGGCAGTGGGTGTTCGGAAACTTTATGTGTAAGGCGGTGGTCGTGGTGGATGTCAGCACGCAGTTCACCACAGTGGGGATTGTGACGGTGCTGTGCATTGACCG aTACATAGCTATTGTGCATCCGAGCTCAGAGAAGAGGACCGTCCACTGGACCATCCTCATCAACATGTTGGTGTGGCTGGGCAGCTTCCTGCTCACCATACCTGTCATGATGTACGCCAAAGTGGTTCGCAGGCAGCACCTGGAGGTGTGCATAATGGACCTAGAGGGGCCCGAGGACATGTACTGGTACACGCTCTACCAATCGATCCTCGGCTTCATCATCCCGCTCTTCATCATCAGCACCTTCTACTCCCTCACCCTCTACCACGTCTTCCGCTCCATCCGGCGAGTCAAACGAAAGCAGTCCGTGTGGGCGAAGCGGGCAACCAAGATGGTCCTCATGGTCATTGCAGTGTTTCTGATCTGCTGGTCCCCCTACCACGTCATCCAGGTGATCAACCTGAGCAACAACGCCCCGACCATCGCCTTTGTCTACGCGTACAACATCAGCATTTGCCTCAGTTATTCCCATAGCTGCATCAACCCCCTCATGCTGCTCATCTTTGCCCAGAACTACCGCGAGCGTCTGTGTCGCCGGAACGCGCTGCACAGCTCCCAACACACATCGAAGGTCACGGTGGTCAAAACGGACGGCACCAGCACGTCGAATGACCCCAACTATCGCATAACCGTGATTTGA